The Nitrospinota bacterium genome includes the window ATCCGGGAATGTGCCTGATTGAAGGGACACTGCTTTCAGAAGGACGAGGCACCACCCTCCCCTTTGAACAAACCGGTGCCCCATTTATTGACCCCCATAAACTGGCAACGCGACTTGAGAAAGACTCCGATCTTTTACCTGGAGTGATTTTCCGCCCACAATACTTCAAACCCATGTTCCAAAAACACGCTGGAGAAATTTGCGCGGGACTCCAGTTCCATGTCACCGACCGGGATAAGTACAAACCCCTGCTCACTACCATCGCATTGCTTCGCGCCATTGCCGAATTGTACCCGGAGCAACTACAGTGGAGAACGGAACCCTATGAGTACGTCAGCGATCGTCTGGCCATCGACCTGCTTTATGGCAATACTGAATTGCGGGAATCTATTTTCGATGATAATTTCTCTTTAACCGCTCTCGAAGAAAGCTGGAAACAAGATTTAGCGGAATTTTCGAAAATACGAAACAAATACCTTATTTATTGAGCCCATAGCCCTCAGAACCACTGCCTTCAAAAAGAAAAAATATATTTTCCCTCAAATTATAAAAATATGAGACAATAAGCGGCTTGGAGAAGATTAATTCAAAATACCCTGTCAAAACCCGCCGGCACAAGACCGCCATATCTTTTTGATAAATAAGGGCTATTGGATTTCCGGGCATCATTTTCGCCTAATTTTTTATTTACCGCAAAGTATTGACAAAAACCGTGTGGGTCCCTATATTCCCACCTTGTTTAATGGAATAAATTCATGACTTTAAAGGAAAAGCTCCTTGCTGATATGAAGGAGGCGCTGAGATCCAAAGATTCGCTCAGGCTCAATACCATCCGTAGTGTAATTTCGGCTATCAAAAATCAGGAAATCAACCTTCGTAAAGAACTGGAGGAAGAAGAGATTCTATCGCTGGTAACCCGTGAGGTAAAAAAAAGAAAAGAAGCATCAGCCCTTTTCAAGCAGGGTGAACGAGTGGATTTGATGGAAAAGGAAAATCAGGAATTGGCTATTTTGCAGTCTTATTTGCCAGAACAAATCTCAGAAGAGGATTTACGCAAAAGAATTAAAGAAGTGATCTCGGAAACCGGGGCCGAAAGCATGAAAGACTTCGGCAAAATAATGAAAATTCTGGTTCCTGAGTTCAAGGGTAAAGCGGATAACAGTGTTATTAAAGATCTTGCGGGTGAAATTTTAAGCTAGTGTTTTCCAACCCTTAAAAAGTATTTCAAACAAGGCTCTATAAGAGCCGGGTTTTTCATAAAGATTTTATTTTGAAAATTTCAATTCCAGACCATATCATTGACGAAATTCGCGATCGCGCAGATATTGTTGCAGTGATTTCGGATCATGTCGTGCTCAAAAAAGCCGGCAAAAACTATAAAGGGCTTTGCCCGTTCCACTCTGAAAAAACACCCTCTTTTTCAGTCAGTCCGGAAAAGCGTATCTATCACTGCTTTGGTTGCGGCACCGGAGGAAATGTTTTTAAATTCCTCATGGAAATCCAGAGTATCTCCTTCCCAGATGCCATAAAGATTCTTGCCGAGAGAACAGGTATCCCTCTGCCACGAAATAACTCGGACTCTTCATCTGACCCCAGGCAAAAAGAGAGGGAAGCTTTAAGGAAAATCAATGAGGCCGCTACAAGATACTTTCAGTCCCTTTTAAAAAACCCGGAAGCAGGACTGAGCGCAAGAAACTATTTAACATCCCGGCATTTTGACTCTAAAACACTCGAGCGTTACCGTGTTGGCTGGGCGGCTCCATCCTGGAGAGGTCTGTTGACACATGTCCAGCAAAAAGGTTCCGTGGCACAGGAACAGCTCATTAAGTCTGGACTCGTCACTAAAAAAGAAGATGGTTCTTCAGTTTACGACCGTTTTCGTGGTCGGGTTATTTTTCCTATCAAAGACCTTCATTCAAACATAATCGGTTTTGGAGGACGCTCCATCGACGAAGAGAACCAGCCGAAATACCTCAATTCTCCCGAAACCCCTCTCTATCAAAAGAGCGAAACACTTTTTGGTATGGACCAGGCAAAACTAGCGATACGCAAAGAGAATCAGGTCATTCTGGTTGAAGGCTATTTTGACCAGATGCGTGCGGTTCAAAACGGTATTGAGCATGTTGTAGCCACCTGCGGTACAGCTCTGACACCCAAGCAGGCCAGTATTTTGAGAAACCATGCTGAAACCGCAGTGCTGGTTTTCGACTCCGATTCCGCAGGACGTTCTGCTGCTGAAAAAGGGTTTGATATCTTGCTTGAGCAAGGCTTGAATGTGAAAATCGTTGTTCTGCCGGAAGGTCAAGATCCCGATTCGTTCATCCATGAACAGGGGGCAGAAAATTTCCTGGAAAAAATACGCAACGCAAAGCCTTTTATGGAATCTTATATTGATGTGCTGGTGAAGGAATCACCCAATAAGACTCCTGAAGACAGAGTTAAAATGGCGAACCAGATTCTTCCATGGCTGGTAAAGATCAAGAATACTGTGGAGCGAACTGCCTGGTTGGAAAATTTTACTTCCAAAACAAATATTGATGACCGGACTTTTTTAAAAGAATTGAGCAGGGCCCTGGCCCAGAACCAGCCACGGCTCGTTGAAAAAGATAATGAACTGGTTCCACTTATAAACCTGGAGAAACATTTAGTTCAGCTGATTCTTTCCGATAAGGAAACGGCTCAGGCCATTTTGCTGGAAGTAAATCCTGACGACTTCTCTGATCCGGCTTTTAAAACAATTGCCAAAACCTGTCAGCAAAAAATAGATAATAACCAGGACTTGAAAATAGACCAACTGCTGGACCAGACTGAAAATCCCGAAATCAAAAACACCTTGTCTCGTTTAGGATTGGAGCCGGTAGAGTTTGATTCTCCAGAAAAGACAGCTCAGGATTGCATTAGAAAATTCAAGAATATTCACATTAAATCAAAAATCAAGGTTTTGAAGCTACAACGTCTTGATGCCGCCAAAGCCGGGCAAGTTGAAAAATCACAGGAACTGCAGGCCAGGCTTCGTGAAATGCATTTAGCCTTAACTCATTGACATATATTTAAAACGCAAACGTGTAATTAGGAGAAACGATGGCCACAATGGAAAAACTCACGCATGTATCAGAAATTAACAAGCTGATATCACTGGGCAAGGAAAAAGGTTATTTGACCTATGAAGAGGTCAATGATGTCCTGCCCTCTGATGTTGTGACTCCGGATCAAATTGATGACCTCATGCACCTTTTTGGTGAAAATGAGATAGACATTGTTGACACCACTCTTAAGGGTGAAAAAGTAGCCGCTGAGAAAGAAGACCGTAACAAGGAAGAAAGCACTGAAGATTCCCAGACTTCCAAGTCTGATTCAGTTTCCATCGATGATCCCGTCCGATTGTATCTCAGGGAAATGGGAACTATCTCACTGCTCACCCGCAAGGGCGAAGTGGAAATCGCCAAAAGAATTGAAGCCGGGCAAAATGAAGTGCTGGCGGCAGTGGCCAGTTGCGCAGTCACTACCCGGGAACTTGTTACCATGGCTGACCAGGTTAAAAAAGGAGAGATCCGTATCTTTGACCTGATTCAGAGCCCTGAACCAGAGGAAAACAAGGAACAGTCTGAGAAAGATGAAACTAAAAAATTCATAAAAAAAGTTAAATCCTTAAAAACGGAATTTAACAAGCTTGAAAAACTGCAGCTGAAACTGGAAAGTGGCAAGCTGTCAGAAAAAATGCAGACTAAAACATCCGATCAAATTCAAAAACAACAAAAAGAAGTTGAAAAGCTCATTTCTGGATTGTCTCTCTCTCAGGATGAAATGGATAGTGTCATCGAAAAAATTTATTCGATCGCAGCCGAATACAGGGAAG containing:
- a CDS encoding GatB/YqeY domain-containing protein, giving the protein MTLKEKLLADMKEALRSKDSLRLNTIRSVISAIKNQEINLRKELEEEEILSLVTREVKKRKEASALFKQGERVDLMEKENQELAILQSYLPEQISEEDLRKRIKEVISETGAESMKDFGKIMKILVPEFKGKADNSVIKDLAGEILS
- a CDS encoding DNA primase — protein: MLKISIPDHIIDEIRDRADIVAVISDHVVLKKAGKNYKGLCPFHSEKTPSFSVSPEKRIYHCFGCGTGGNVFKFLMEIQSISFPDAIKILAERTGIPLPRNNSDSSSDPRQKEREALRKINEAATRYFQSLLKNPEAGLSARNYLTSRHFDSKTLERYRVGWAAPSWRGLLTHVQQKGSVAQEQLIKSGLVTKKEDGSSVYDRFRGRVIFPIKDLHSNIIGFGGRSIDEENQPKYLNSPETPLYQKSETLFGMDQAKLAIRKENQVILVEGYFDQMRAVQNGIEHVVATCGTALTPKQASILRNHAETAVLVFDSDSAGRSAAEKGFDILLEQGLNVKIVVLPEGQDPDSFIHEQGAENFLEKIRNAKPFMESYIDVLVKESPNKTPEDRVKMANQILPWLVKIKNTVERTAWLENFTSKTNIDDRTFLKELSRALAQNQPRLVEKDNELVPLINLEKHLVQLILSDKETAQAILLEVNPDDFSDPAFKTIAKTCQQKIDNNQDLKIDQLLDQTENPEIKNTLSRLGLEPVEFDSPEKTAQDCIRKFKNIHIKSKIKVLKLQRLDAAKAGQVEKSQELQARLREMHLALTH